Proteins from a single region of Dictyostelium discoideum AX4 chromosome 5 chromosome, whole genome shotgun sequence:
- a CDS encoding AKT family protein kinase: MLKDIYNSLLSKKQEESNMAAWNNEDILETQAQLFFSIKSIKGLKIMDNPIKVYCLASLEKQSVQTSSIVINKDQSQIEWNEGYTFDVISSKSILALSIWQGNANVTIANNSIEGGGSSNNSKLVGKLYIPFATFKKQFCDQWFPLTGTSQSVSIHVKTSFTNSSKKVTVDDFIFLRMIGRGAFGQVNLVKKIDTGRLYAMKVIKKDKCLNMNAVGHTFTERKLLKKYYHPFIVGLKYSFQTQDSLCMVLDYIGGGELFYHISERETFSEETARFYIGQIMLAIGFLHEHGVIYRDLKLENLLMDLDGNICLVDLGLCKEGIQEGHVTYTMCGSPEYVAPEIINGTGYSKSVDWWALGTLFYEMIAGLPPFYSEDPHEMTKLILSSPLKFPPQISKNAASLVSLLLNRDPSKRLGSGESDVEEIKAHPFFKNVNWSKLLNKEVDPPFKPHLVGPLDLSYFDPLCTMNSQPINPYTINSNLSDQDQMAFQGFSYSAPDIFLNNNNNTTTSNTNIGGSGSNSGSAQNSPYNSLRNTPPSIISMMKMSGSSGGFERMSPGHFSPISVNKQQQIQQQQQQHHQPPPLLQPQPQFWVQPQHPNHIPQPMAQLPILSKLQETTFERRRSLSVNAQTQFTLVLDPNEE, translated from the exons atgttaaaagatatttacaATTCATTGCTATCAAAGAAGCAAGAAGAGAGTAATATGGCGGCGTGGAATAATGAAGATATATTGGAAACTCAAgcacaattatttttttcaataaagaGTATAAAaggtttaaaaataatggatAATCCAATAAAAGTTTATTGTTTGGCATCACTTGAAAAACAATCAGTTCAAACTTCttcaatagtaataaataaagatcAATCACAAATTGAATGGAATGAAGGTTATACATT tgatgtaatatcatcaaaatcaatattagCATTATCAATATGGCAAGGTAATGCAAATGTAACTATAGCAAATAATAGTATAGaaggtggtggtagtagtaataatagtaaattagTTGGTAAACTTTATATACCATTTgcaacatttaaaaaacaattttgtGATCAATGGTTTCCATTAACTGGTACAAGTCAATCTGTATCAATTCATGTTAAAACAAGTTTTACAAATTCAAGT aaaaaagtAACAGTTgatgattttatatttttaagaaTGATTGGTAGAGGTGCATTTGGACAAGTTAATTTAGTAAAGAAAATTGATACTGGTAGATTATATGCAATGaaagttataaaaaaagataaatgtttaaatatGAATGCAGTTGGACATACATTTACTGAAaggaaattattaaagaaatattatCATCCATTTATAGTTGGATTAAAGTATTCATTTCAAACACAAGATAGTTTATGTATGGTTTTGGATTacattggtggtggtgaattaTTTTATCACATTTCAGAAAGGGAAACATTTAGTGAGGAGACAGCAAGATTCTATATTGGTCAAATTATGTTAGCCATTGGGTTCCTACATGAACATGGTGTAATCTACAGGGATTTGAAATTAGAGAATTTGTTAATGGATTTGGATGGTAATATTTGTTTAGTGGATTTGGGCCTATGTAAAGAGGGTATCCAAGAGGGCCATGTCACCTACACAATGTGTGGCTCACCCGAATATGTCGCACCTGAAATCATCAATGGTACAGGCTATAGTAAATCGGTGGACTGGTGGGCATTGGGCACACTATTCTACGAGATGATCGCTGGGTTGCCCCCATTCTACAGTGAGGATCCACATGAAATGACAAAGTTAATCCTTTCGTCACCTTTAAAATTCCCACctcaaatttcaaaaaatgcaGCAAGTTTAGTTTCATTACTCTTAAATAGAGACCCATCAAAAAGATTAGGTTCTGGTGAATCTGATGTAGAGGAGATTAAAGCTCATCCTTTCTTTAAGAATGTAAATTGGTcaaaattattgaataaaGAAGTTGATCCACCTTTTAAACCTCATTTAGTGGGTCCACTGGATTTATCTTATTTCGATCCACTTTGTACAATGAATTCACAACCAATCAATCCTTATACtataaattcaaatcttTCTGATCAAGATCAAATGGCATTTCAAGGTTTTTCTTATTCTGCACctgatatatttttaaacaacaacaacaatactaCTACCAGCAACACCAATATTGGTGGTAGTGGAAGTAATAGTGGTAGTGCTCAAAATTCACCTTATAATTCATTAAGAAATACACCACCATCAATCATTtcaatgatgaaaatgtctggtagtagtggtggtttCGAAAGAATGTCACCTGGTCACTTTTCTCCAATCTCTgtaaataaacaacaacaaattcaacaacaacaacaacaacatcatcaaccaccaccattactacaaccacaaccacaattTTGGGTACAACCACAACATCCAAATCATATACCTCAGCCAATGGCtcaattaccaattttatcaaaactTCAAGAAACTACATTTGAAAGACGTAGATCATTATCAGTTAATGCTCAAACTCAATTTACTCTTGTATTAGATCCAAATGaagagtaa
- the fip1l1 gene encoding cleavage and polyadenylation specificity factor FIP1 produces the protein MSEVEEQTLIKDASMNEPTDKTTTEGDNGGENENENENIAEGGENQEDNNNNNEGEEEEEEEEEEEEEEEEDEESDDDDVVVLLDQESVEASSSKPGATFRTTPNKFSYRNPSSITPGSGGKYMLTKQTPTGGGGGGSGFNSAKSNQKTIFEFDIESFEEKPWLKPGADISDYFNYNFTEETWKAYCERQNTMRMELNNLGKIKGYESNKPNIGGNTTGGTGGNGIGDKPNITNGNLGVGVGGGIGGGSSGSGGSIVGDLPPELQGDKLQQGIQRPQFKRQPSRSDINDESNLDQQQQTDGRFNRGGQQQIPPQQPQPQQQQQQPQPQQYQTNYQRDRIYNQDYRGSGRTYSTTNQYEDDSNNNNNGSGSGGGSDRRRNESSSSSSRGDSDRGERERERDRDDRDRSERERSDRDRSERERSDRSERERSDRDRSERERSDRSERSDRDKTSSSSSSSNNNSSSSTRGSDRYDRERGGDRDRTSESSSRGSDRDRDDYKSRSSSNTGGSSSSLRSDRDSRTPSNTSSNYSSSNPSSSSSSSDYKRKNYNTDSNDRSKKRK, from the exons ATGAg TGAAGTTGAGGAACAAACTTTAATAAAAGATGCATCAATGAATGAACCAACAGATAAAACCACCACTGAAGGCgataatggtggtgaaaatgaaaatgaaaatgaaaatatagcAGAAGGTGGTGAAAATcaagaagataataataataataatgagggggaggaagaagaagaggaggaagaggaagaggaggaagaagaagaggaagatgaagaatcagatgacgatgatgttgttgtacTTTTAGATCAAGAAAGTGTTGAAGCATCATCGAGTAAACCTGGTGCAACATTTAGAACTAcaccaaataaattttcatatAGAAATCCATCATCGATTACACCTGGGTCAGGTGGTAAATATATGTTAACAAAACAAACACCAacaggtggtggtggtggtggtagtggtttcAATTCAGctaaatcaaatcaaaaaacaatctttgaatttgatatCGAATCATTTGAAGAGAAACCTTGGTTAAAACCAGGTGCTGATATTTCAgattatttcaattataatttcacTGAAGAAACTTGGAAAGCCTATTGTGAAAGACAAAACACAATGAGAatggaattaaataatttaggtAAAATTAAAGGCTATGAAAGTAATAAACCAAATATTGGTGGTAATACCACTGGTGGTActggtggtaatggtattGGTGATAAACCAAATATTACCAATGGTAATTtaggtgttggtgttggtggtggtattggtggtggtagtagcggtagtggtggtagtataGTTGGTGATTTACCACCAGAGTTACAAGGTGATAAATTACAACAAGGAATTCAAAGACCACAATTTAAACGACAACCAAGTAGATCTGATATTAATGATGAATCAAATTtagatcaacaacaacaaactgaTGGTAGATTTAATAGAGGTggtcaacaacaaatacctcctcaacaaccacaaccacaacaacaacaacaacaaccacagcCACAACAGTATCAAACAAATTATCAAAGAGATAGAATTTATAATCAAGATTATCGTGGTAGTGGTAGAACATATAGTACAACTAATCAATATGAGgatgatagtaataataataataatggtagtggtagtggtggcgGTAGTGATAGAAGAAGAAATGAaagttcatcatcatcatcaagaGGTGATTCTGATAGGGgtgaaagagaaagagaaagagatagAGATGATAGAGATAGAAGTGAAAGAGAAAGATCGGATAGAGATAGAAGTGAAAGAGAAAGATCAGACAGAAGTGAAAGAGAAAGATCAGATAGAGATAGAAGTGAAAGAGAAAGATCAGATAGAAGTGAAAGATCAGACAGAGATAAAacaagtagtagtagtagtagtagtaataataatagtagttcATCAACAAGAGGTAGTGATAGATATGATAGAGAAAGAGGGGGTGATAGAGATAGAACCTCTGAAAGTAGTAGTAGAGGGAGTGATAGAGATAGAGATGATTATAAAAGTagaagtagtagtaatacTGGAGGTAGCAGTAGTAGTTTAAGATCAGACAGAGATTCAAGAACACCAAGTAATACAAGTAGTAACTACTCCTCTTCTAAtccctcttcttcttcctcctcCTCAGATTataaaagaaagaattaTAATACTGACAGTAATGATAGatcaaagaaaagaaaataa
- the mrpl21 gene encoding ribosomal protein L21, mitochondrial has protein sequence MIRNIGSNLMKSSSSILLRNQQQQTNKLLFRNFTSIPEAVAVTSEESYNSKNQFTPIGKDSFAVVHISGKQYKVIEGDIIMTDKIQVDVGEHIVLDKVLLVGTKNETIIGKPIISNFKVHAYIEEQAKTEHVTIFKHKPRKNYKRTTGFQGLATYIRIGGIIKGQETTTTTN, from the coding sequence atgatTAGAAATATTGGATCAAATTTGAtgaaatcatcatcatcaattttattaagaaatcaacaacaacaaacaaataaattattatttagaaattttaCATCAATTCCAGAAGCTGTTGCAGTAACATCAGAAGAATCATATAATtccaaaaatcaatttacaCCAATTGGTAAAGATTCATTTGCAGTTGTACATATTTCAGGTAAACAATATAAAGTTATAGAAGGTGATATTATTATGACTGATAAAATTCAAGTTGATGTTGGTGAACATATCGTTTTAGATAAAGTTTTATTAGTTGGTACTAAAAATGAAACTATAATTGGTAAACCAATCATTAGTAATTTCAAAGTTCATGCTTATATTGAAGAACAAGCAAAAACCGAACATGTAACCATCTTTAAACATAAACCAAGAAAGAACTATAAAAGAACAACAGGCTTTCAAGGTTTAGCAACTTATATCAGAATTGGTGGAATCATAAAAGGTcaagaaacaacaacaacaacaaactaa
- a CDS encoding cytochrome b5 domain-containing protein yields MISSPITSCTEAIEMISKLPQEVFEKSTRTATKKLLASIGLVTIGTYLVYALPWYLLPIGWIFMGTACCGLFSVGYACGNDLFFKNKFVNYVVGTICMLPLMYPLAYWKKRIEKKATASRDFVREIASGNFWFLSSLLQWLSLNFSFKFSKSMMVSVSFLYVFIALFFPIMTYSMGIWGLFKYYLIPLFVYHFWMSTFLKASSLSSVASKPTFFALPRWVQYLTQDFNIGVTLSHMSQNLGVPSYKWKDAYNLLKKEYENITELSFASLLINLPPVVQHVEPKNSTLSVELDEKKQDETSSSNLFDPVTHPFGLLKVDPSKPFHERINWNVAIFLCGTPFLALYGILTTPFITKTYITAFLAYYISGMGITAGYHRLFSHRSYRASLPVRIVLMLMGTSTFEGSVFEWCQDHRAHHRFTDTDKDPYNVKKGLFYSHMGWMLFKRIPGDADISDLKADPVLRFQHKYFIPLAFSLGWFLPMFICGFGWNDWKGGFFIAGVASKVLMMQCTFCINSLAHYLGEATYTDQRSPRDSFITSLVTFGEGYHNFHHEFPYDYRNGIHMSAYDPGKWLINFLSWFGFAYELKRFPSELFAKGKIQMQEKTIKKLRDQLYWGKPLDQLPSFTRAQVKEKCQKEKKQLLIIEDVIYDMSEFAEKHPGGKQYIDDYIGKDATKAFNGLVYNHSFAARNYLDLYRVALLSNE; encoded by the exons atgatatcatCTCCAATTACCTCATGTACTGAGGCAATTGAAATGATCTCAAAACTTCCACAAGAA gtaTTTGAAAAAAGTACAAGAACAGCaacaaagaaattattagcATCAATTGGTTTAGTGACAATTGGTACATATTTAGTATATGCACTTCCATGGTATTTGTTACCAATTGGATGGATATTTATGGGTACAGCATGTTGTGGATTATTCTCTGTTGGGTATGCATGtggtaatgatttatttttcaagAATAAATTTGTTAACTATGTAGTTGGAACAATTTGTATGTTACCATTAATGTATCCATTAGCCTATTGGAAGAAAAGAATTGAAAAGAAAGCAACAGCAAGTCGTGATTTCGTTCGTGAGATTGCAAGTGGTAATTTTTGGTTCCTCAGTTCATTACTTCAATGgttatcattaaatttcaGTTTCAAATTCTCCAAATCAATGATGGTCTCAGTCTCATTCCTTTATGTATTCATCGCATTATTCTTCCCAATTATGACCTACAGTATGGGCATTTGGGGTTTATTCAAGTACTATTTGATCCCATTGTTTGTGTACCACTTTTGGATGTCAACATTCCTCAAGGCTTCATCTCTCTCAAGTGTCGCAAGTAAACCAACTTTCTTTGCCCTCCCACGTTGGGTACAATATTTAACACAAGATTTTAACATTGGTGTTACCTTGAGTCACATGTCTCAAAATTTGGGTGTACCATCATACAAATGGAAAGATGCTTacaatttattaaagaaaGAGTATGAAAATATCACTGAATTATCATTTGCTTCACTCTTGATCAATTTACCACCAGTTGTCCAACATGTTGAACCAAAGAATTCTACACTCTCTGTCGAATTGGATGAAAAGAAACAAGATGAGACCTCATCCTCCAATTTATTCGATCCAGTAACTCATCCATTTGGTTTGCTCAAGGTTGATCCATCAAAACCATTCCATGAAAGAATCAATTGGAATGTTGCTATCTTTTTATGTGGTACCCCATTTTTAGCACTCTATGGTATTTTAACAACTCCATTCATCACTAAAACCTATATTACCGCATTCCTCGCTTACTATATCTCTGGTATGGGTATTACAGCTGGTTATCATCGTTTATTCTCTCATCGTTCCTATAGGGCTTCATTACCAGTTCGTATAGTTCTCATGTTAATGGGTACATCAACTTTTGAAGGTAGTGTTTTCGAATGGTGCCAAGATCATCGTGCCCATCATCGTTTCACTGATACCGATAAGGATCCATACAATGTAAAGAAAGGTCTTTTCTATTCCCATATGGGTTGGATGCTTTTCAAACGTATTCCAGGTGATGCCGATATTAGTGATCTTAAAGCTGATCCAGTTTTACGTTTCCAACATAAATATTTCATTCCATTGGCATTCAGTTTGGGTTGGTTCTTACCAATGTTCATTTGTGGTTTTGGTTGGAATGATTGGAAAGGTGGATTTTTCATCGCTGGTGTTGCCTCCAAAGTACTCATGATGCAATGTACCTTTTGTATCAACTCTTTGGCTCATTATCTTGGTGAAGCAACTTACACCGACCAAAGATCTCCACGTGACTCTTTTATCACATCTTTGGTCACTTTTGGTGAAGGTTATCATAACTTTCATCATGAATTCCCATATGATTACAGAAATGGTATTCATATGTCTGCTTACGATCCAGGTAAGTGGTTAATCAATTTCCTTAGTTGGTTTGGTTTCGCCTATGAATTAAAGAGATTCCCAAGTGAATTATTCGCAAAAGGTAAAATTCAAATGCAAGAGAAAACCATCAAAAAATTACGTGATCAACTCTATTGGGGTAAACCATTGGATCAATTACCATCATTCACTCGTGCTCAAGTTAAAGAGAAATgtcaaaaagaaaagaaacaacTCTTAATCATTGAAGATGTTATCTATGATATGTCTGAATTTGCTGAAAAACATCCAGGTGGTAAACAATACATTGACGATTATATTGGTAAAGATGCAACTAAAGCTTTTAATGGTTTAGTTTATAATCATTCATTTGCTGCTAGAAATTATTTGGATCTTTATAGAGTTgctttattatcaaatgaataa